A part of Campylobacter ureolyticus ACS-301-V-Sch3b genomic DNA contains:
- a CDS encoding NADH-ubiquinone oxidoreductase subunit E family protein produces MKRYDLRHLKANFLTRMGELVKSSQNGEVSQFIFEIGDFSSVEKSANLINGLNSTLLNSIKFNRSDWIITVKKGRI; encoded by the coding sequence ATGAAAAGATATGATTTAAGGCATTTAAAAGCTAACTTTTTAACAAGAATGGGCGAACTTGTAAAATCAAGCCAAAATGGTGAAGTAAGTCAGTTTATCTTTGAAATAGGGGATTTTTCAAGCGTAGAAAAAAGTGCGAATTTAATAAATGGCCTAAACTCTACACTTTTAAACTCAATAAAATTTAATAGAAGTGATTGGATAATCACAGTAAAAAAAGGAAGAATATGA
- the nuoD gene encoding NADH dehydrogenase (quinone) subunit D, whose amino-acid sequence MQNPTKLKPFFENIEFTKQNSNMILNFGPQHPAAHGQLRLMLELDGEKVIKASPGIGYMHRGMEKMAENALYNEFVPVTDRIDYTAASGNNYGFCGAVEKLCGIEVPRRAQIIRTIILELNRIQAHLLYVGTQALDVGAMTVFLYAFREREFVLDLLEKYCGARLTQNSIKIGGVFLDLYDGFLDDLYDVCNKILNGLRDYETLLNNNRIWLLRMQGVGVIKKELALGYACSGVMLRASGVKYDIRKEEPYLIYDELEFDVPYSDEGDCYARYKCYIAEIKESVKILRQCAKLYLESDTQILAKSEFVSPTKEEIMTQNYSLMKHFVLVTQGIKPPVGEIYFPTEANKGELGFYIYSTGENMPYRLKIRAPSFWHCAIYEDLLVGGYIADIPAIICSTNIILGEVDR is encoded by the coding sequence ATGCAAAATCCTACCAAGTTAAAACCATTTTTTGAAAATATAGAATTTACAAAACAAAACTCAAATATGATTTTAAATTTTGGACCTCAACACCCAGCAGCTCATGGCCAACTAAGACTTATGCTTGAACTCGATGGCGAAAAAGTGATAAAAGCAAGTCCTGGGATTGGATACATGCACAGAGGTATGGAAAAAATGGCTGAAAATGCTCTTTATAACGAATTTGTTCCAGTAACTGATAGGATTGACTATACAGCTGCAAGTGGAAATAACTATGGATTTTGTGGTGCAGTTGAAAAACTTTGTGGTATCGAAGTTCCAAGAAGGGCTCAAATTATAAGAACTATAATTTTAGAGCTAAACAGAATACAAGCTCATCTTTTATATGTTGGTACTCAAGCCCTAGATGTTGGAGCAATGACAGTTTTTTTATATGCTTTTAGAGAAAGAGAATTTGTATTAGACTTATTAGAAAAATATTGCGGTGCAAGACTTACTCAAAACTCCATAAAAATAGGAGGAGTTTTTTTAGACCTTTATGATGGCTTTTTAGATGATCTTTACGATGTTTGCAACAAAATCTTAAACGGTCTAAGAGATTATGAAACCTTGCTTAATAATAATAGAATTTGGCTTTTAAGAATGCAAGGCGTTGGTGTTATAAAAAAAGAGTTGGCACTAGGTTATGCATGTAGTGGAGTTATGCTTAGAGCAAGCGGAGTAAAATATGATATTAGAAAAGAAGAGCCTTATTTAATTTATGATGAGCTTGAGTTTGATGTGCCATATTCAGACGAGGGAGATTGCTACGCAAGATATAAATGCTATATTGCCGAAATAAAAGAAAGTGTTAAAATTTTAAGACAATGTGCAAAACTATACCTTGAAAGCGATACGCAAATTTTAGCAAAAAGTGAGTTTGTAAGTCCAACAAAAGAAGAGATTATGACGCAAAATTACTCTTTAATGAAACATTTTGTCCTAGTAACTCAAGGTATAAAACCACCAGTTGGTGAAATTTATTTCCCAACAGAGGCTAATAAAGGAGAACTTGGCTTTTATATATATTCAACTGGAGAAAATATGCCTTATAGACTCAAAATAAGAGCGCCATCTTTTTGGCATTGTGCAATTTATGAAGATCTCTTAGTTGGTGGATATATAGCAGATATTCCAGCTATAATTTGCAGTACAAATATAATTTTAGGTGAAGTTGATAGATAA
- a CDS encoding NADH-quinone oxidoreductase subunit C, whose amino-acid sequence MRFEIPKQSDKFEVIDSEFEAELKVLEKFEIKESYIEFDNLVIFINSNDNFEILKSLKEFGYDILSELSGIDFIDEKEAICVFYQLLSTKLKKRMRVKCFVKSGEFLQSVTKLFKSANWSERELYDMFGVLIKNHPNLKRILMPDDWFGYPLLKTYPLQGDEKAKWYEIDKIFGKENRDKFKEENRDSAFVDSKDYFNFAKLYHESEYGKPPSDKVSVQEYQEDGGVLLVKKAKRQKFKTIKKRR is encoded by the coding sequence ATGAGATTTGAAATTCCAAAACAAAGCGATAAATTTGAAGTTATTGACTCAGAATTTGAAGCAGAATTAAAAGTGCTTGAGAAATTTGAAATAAAAGAGTCATATATAGAGTTTGATAATTTAGTTATTTTTATAAACAGCAATGATAATTTTGAAATCTTAAAGTCTTTAAAAGAGTTTGGATATGATATTTTAAGCGAACTTAGTGGAATTGATTTTATAGATGAAAAAGAGGCAATTTGCGTTTTTTATCAGCTTTTAAGCACAAAACTTAAAAAAAGAATGAGAGTAAAATGCTTTGTAAAAAGTGGTGAGTTTTTACAAAGTGTTACAAAACTTTTTAAAAGTGCGAATTGGAGCGAAAGAGAACTTTATGATATGTTTGGAGTGCTGATTAAAAATCATCCAAATTTAAAAAGAATTTTAATGCCAGATGATTGGTTTGGATATCCACTTTTAAAAACATATCCTTTACAAGGTGATGAAAAAGCAAAATGGTATGAAATAGATAAAATTTTTGGCAAAGAAAATAGAGATAAATTTAAAGAAGAAAATAGAGATAGTGCTTTTGTTGATAGTAAAGACTACTTTAATTTTGCAAAACTTTACCATGAAAGCGAATATGGCAAGCCACCAAGCGATAAAGTATCCGTGCAAGAATATCAAGAAGATGGCGGAGTTTTGCTTGTTAAAAAAGCAAAAAGACAAAAATTTAAAACAATTAAAAAAAGAAGATAG
- a CDS encoding NuoB/complex I 20 kDa subunit family protein translates to MDKINYAQNNGAPVILTTIDKIVNWGRSNSLWAANYGLACCAIEMMATGAGRFDFDRFGVIFRASIKQSEVMIIAGTLTKKHAEFTRRLYDAMPEPKWVISMGSCANTGGMFNTYSTVQGCDRIIPVDIYIPGCAPRPETLQYALMILQKKIRKQSANRSQKPKRLV, encoded by the coding sequence TTGGATAAGATAAATTACGCACAAAATAACGGTGCTCCAGTTATCCTAACAACAATTGATAAAATTGTTAATTGGGGTAGAAGCAATAGCCTTTGGGCTGCAAACTACGGACTTGCATGTTGTGCGATAGAGATGATGGCAACAGGCGCTGGAAGATTTGACTTTGATAGATTTGGTGTTATTTTTAGAGCTAGTATAAAACAATCCGAAGTTATGATAATTGCAGGAACTTTAACAAAAAAACACGCTGAATTTACAAGAAGACTTTACGATGCGATGCCAGAGCCCAAATGGGTAATTAGTATGGGAAGTTGTGCAAACACAGGTGGCATGTTTAACACCTATTCAACCGTTCAAGGATGTGATAGGATAATACCTGTTGATATTTATATACCAGGATGTGCACCACGCCCAGAAACACTTCAATACGCACTTATGATACTTCAAAAAAAGATTAGAAAACAAAGTGCAAATAGAAGTCAAAAACCAAAAAGGCTTGTTTGA
- a CDS encoding NAD(P)H-quinone oxidoreductase subunit 3, translating into MSHIYFAHPYFGAFIMLILSFVIFGLITELSAYLGNKFANKNDELLKNAIYESGPASVIQPNRINSNFYLIAVLFILFDVEIIFMFPWAVNFKILGIFGLIEMILFLAFLAIGFVYAWHKGALDWIR; encoded by the coding sequence ATGTCGCACATATATTTTGCTCACCCATATTTTGGTGCTTTTATAATGCTTATTTTATCATTTGTTATTTTTGGTCTTATAACTGAGTTATCTGCCTATCTTGGTAACAAATTTGCAAATAAAAATGATGAGTTGTTAAAAAATGCGATTTATGAATCAGGCCCTGCGTCAGTAATTCAACCAAATCGCATAAACTCAAATTTTTATCTAATAGCCGTGCTTTTTATTTTATTTGATGTAGAAATTATCTTTATGTTTCCTTGGGCTGTAAATTTCAAAATTTTAGGAATTTTTGGGCTAATTGAGATGATTTTATTTTTAGCATTTTTAGCTATAGGATTTGTTTATGCCTGGCATAAAGGAGCTTTGGATTGGATAAGATAA
- the surE gene encoding 5'/3'-nucleotidase SurE, with protein MKEILITNDDGFEAKGLLELAKTLKSVAKVTVVAPSEEKSACAHSLTLTKPLRLIELAPNFYKLDDGTPADCVLLGLFSLFKDKMPDLIISGINHGGNLAEDITYSGTCGGAMEGVLQGIPSLAVSQFYDGDSMEKYGFDLACEVTLKIVKKIFEKNYPLPRKKLLNLNIPAVPKENYNGLKVVPAGEKEYYLDAKRCENPRGVEYYWLGKMQMNFDRNKNLNSDLGAVLDGFASLTPITLNLTEEKEISNLKEWIKG; from the coding sequence TTGAAAGAAATTTTAATAACAAATGATGATGGTTTTGAGGCAAAGGGGCTTTTAGAGCTTGCAAAGACTTTAAAAAGCGTTGCAAAAGTTACAGTTGTTGCACCAAGCGAGGAAAAATCAGCTTGTGCGCATTCTCTAACTTTAACAAAACCACTTAGGTTAATTGAACTAGCTCCAAATTTTTATAAGCTTGATGATGGAACACCAGCTGATTGCGTTCTTTTAGGACTTTTTTCGCTTTTTAAGGACAAAATGCCAGATTTAATAATAAGTGGCATAAATCATGGTGGAAATTTAGCTGAAGATATAACTTACTCAGGAACTTGCGGTGGGGCTATGGAGGGTGTTTTACAAGGCATTCCATCACTTGCTGTATCGCAGTTTTATGATGGTGATAGTATGGAAAAATACGGTTTTGATTTAGCATGTGAAGTAACTCTTAAAATAGTAAAAAAAATTTTTGAAAAAAACTATCCACTTCCAAGAAAAAAACTTTTAAATTTAAATATTCCAGCTGTTCCAAAAGAAAATTATAATGGCTTAAAAGTAGTTCCTGCTGGTGAAAAAGAGTATTATTTAGATGCAAAAAGATGTGAAAATCCACGCGGGGTTGAGTATTATTGGCTTGGAAAAATGCAAATGAATTTTGATAGAAATAAAAATTTAAATAGCGACTTGGGTGCGGTTTTAGATGGATTTGCAAGTCTAACTCCAATAACTTTAAATTTAACCGAAGAAAAAGAAATTTCAAATTTAAAAGAGTGGATAAAAGGTTAG
- a CDS encoding ThiF family adenylyltransferase, which translates to MIENDDKFTRIKWLFGKDGFEKLQNAKVLICGAGGVGGACTEVLARSGVGNLAIIDKDIFEITNQNRQIGSEFLGEKKVDVFARKFECVTPIFARIDDDFLQNFDFSKFDFVVDAIDDIPAKVALANKVFSLNNVNFISSMGGAKRINPALVELTSIWKTTNDALAKKFRYELRKSGFNCDFMVVYSKEEPVCENLGSFMGVTATFGNFLASYVVKKLIEKE; encoded by the coding sequence GTGATTGAAAATGATGATAAATTTACAAGGATAAAGTGGCTTTTTGGTAAAGATGGTTTTGAAAAACTTCAAAATGCAAAGGTCTTAATTTGCGGCGCTGGTGGAGTTGGAGGAGCTTGCACAGAAGTCTTAGCAAGAAGTGGAGTAGGGAATTTAGCCATTATTGATAAAGATATTTTTGAGATAACTAATCAAAATCGCCAGATAGGAAGTGAGTTTTTAGGCGAAAAAAAAGTAGATGTTTTTGCTAGGAAATTTGAGTGTGTAACGCCTATTTTCGCTAGGATTGATGATGATTTTTTACAAAATTTTGATTTTAGTAAGTTTGATTTCGTAGTTGATGCTATAGATGATATCCCTGCAAAAGTAGCTTTGGCAAATAAAGTTTTTAGCCTTAATAATGTAAATTTTATAAGCTCAATGGGTGGTGCAAAACGCATAAATCCTGCATTAGTAGAATTAACAAGCATTTGGAAGACAACAAATGATGCTCTTGCTAAAAAATTTCGCTATGAGCTTAGAAAAAGCGGATTTAATTGTGATTTTATGGTAGTTTATTCAAAAGAAGAGCCAGTTTGTGAGAATTTAGGAAGTTTTATGGGTGTAACTGCAACTTTTGGAAATTTCCTTGCAAGTTATGTGGTAAAAAAATTGATAGAAAAAGAGTAA